ATCAAGAAGATCCGAATGAACGATGGCGAGGAGTATCCGTACAAGTCCTCTCAGGCCATTCGTCGGGATCTGCGCGAGCAGCTGGCGGTGCTGGGCTGGGAGCTTTCCGAGGCCGCCTTGGCCAAACAGGCGAAGGGGGCGACGGCGACGTTGGGAGATCCTGCATCCTACATTGATGACGACCTGTTCGGTTTCATGATCGCCGACAAGGTCACGAAAAAACGCACGGGCCCGGTGCGCGTCTCGCCCTTGATCTCCTTGGAACCCTATCGGGGAGAGCTGGACTTTGCCACGAACTATATGGGCGTCAAGGCCGGCGGAAACCCGAACATCTTCGAGACGGAAATCCACTCCGGTTTTTACAGGGGGACAATCCTGATCGAGTTGGATCGGATCGGGGCTGCCGATGCCGAGACCTACAAACTGGATCTGGAGCCTGGCGAGAGGAAGCGTCGCGTAGCATCGCTCCTGGATGCTATCCAGAATCTCTGGGGGATCGGACGCCAGAGTCGTTTCCTGGCGGACATCTCACCCAAGTTTGTGGCAGCCGCATTGATGAAGGTCAAAAATCCTATCTTCATGGAGTGCGTCCGCGTTTGCTTCGAGGAGGACAAGGAGAAGAAAAAATTAAGTTTCGTGGAGCACAACCTGATCGAGAACACCCTTAAGGACTGTGAGGGGGCCGTCGTCCACTGGGTTCTGGGGGAACGCAAGGGCTTTTTCTCCCGTGATACGGCGGCGGCAAAGCCCCTGGGGGAGGCGTTCGATATGATGAGAGGATGGTTGGATGAGGTCTACGGAGGTTAGCCATGTACGGCTTTTTCGTATCGCTTCATGGGATGACGGCCTCCTTTCGAGAGCCCGGTTCTCATCTTTATCAGGCCACGCTGCCCCTGCCTCCCATCTCCGCTCTGGTGGGGATGGCCGGGGCTGCCCTAGGGAAATCTTTTGAGGAAGCCTGGCCGTTCTTCAAGGATGCGGGGCTTTTCGTCGGAGTATCGGGGAAAGCCGGAGGGAACGGCATAGACCTTTGGAATTACGACAAGATGGCGGTTCCCAAGGGAAGCGAGGAGTCGGCTCGTGCGAAGTTGTACGGGCTATCCAAGGTGGTGCGGAAGGATATCTTAAACCGGGAGTTTCTGGCGAACCCGGAATTTTTCGTCTTTTATGCGTTGGGAGACCAGGAGAAAGCGGCTTGCCTGCATTCCGCTTTTCAGGATCCCATGTATGCCCTTTCACTGGGGAGCAGTGACGATATCGCTCTCGTTCGGAAGGTCTCGGCGCTGTGCACGATTGGAGATGGAGAGGAGAGCGAAAGC
The sequence above is a segment of the uncultured Fretibacterium sp. genome. Coding sequences within it:
- the cas7i gene encoding type I-B CRISPR-associated protein Cas7/Cst2/DevR; this translates as MTNSKCLTLTYLTHASYASLNGSDKEADNISSIKKIRMNDGEEYPYKSSQAIRRDLREQLAVLGWELSEAALAKQAKGATATLGDPASYIDDDLFGFMIADKVTKKRTGPVRVSPLISLEPYRGELDFATNYMGVKAGGNPNIFETEIHSGFYRGTILIELDRIGAADAETYKLDLEPGERKRRVASLLDAIQNLWGIGRQSRFLADISPKFVAAALMKVKNPIFMECVRVCFEEDKEKKKLSFVEHNLIENTLKDCEGAVVHWVLGERKGFFSRDTAAAKPLGEAFDMMRGWLDEVYGG
- a CDS encoding CRISPR-associated protein Cas5 — encoded protein: MYGFFVSLHGMTASFREPGSHLYQATLPLPPISALVGMAGAALGKSFEEAWPFFKDAGLFVGVSGKAGGNGIDLWNYDKMAVPKGSEESARAKLYGLSKVVRKDILNREFLANPEFFVFYALGDQEKAACLHSAFQDPMYALSLGSSDDIALVRKVSALCTIGDGEESESFTDTLLPGDHADDVRFDWDALKRACVVQTLKAPLVRPLIVDFEFKGNERHGSRYHLFTFLSGHQRMQNPQRAFRFPNVDSPVPLYGLKDEEQ